The genomic region ACGAGGCGGACCGGATCGGCGGCCGGCTGCGCACCGTCGGCTTCGACGGCTGCGACCCCTCGCTGACCGCCGAGATGGGCGCCATGCGCTTCCCGCCCTCGTCCACGGCGCTCCAGCACTACATCGACATGGTGGGGCTGGAGACCGAGCCGTTCCCGAACCCGCTCTCCCCGGCCACGCCGTCGACCGTCGTCGACCTCAAGGGCGAGTCCCACTACGCGCGCACCATCGACGACCTGCCCCAGGTGTACCGCGAGGTGATGGACGCCTGGAACACCTGCCTGGAGGAGGGAGCCGACTTCTCCGACATGAACCGCGCGATGCGCGAGCGCGACGTGCCCCGCATCCGGGAGATCTGGGCGAAGCTCGTCGAGAAGCTCGACGACCAGACCTTCTACGGCTTCCTGTGCGTCTCCGACGCCTTCGCCTCCTTCCGGCACCGCGAGATCTTCGGCCAGGTCGGCTTCGGCACCGGCGGCTGGGACACCGACTTCCCCAACTCGATCCTGGAGATCCTCCGCGTCGTCTACACCGAGGCCGACGACCACCACCGGGGGATCGTCGGCGGCAGCCAGCAGCTGCCGCTGCGCCTCTGGGACCGGGAACCGCAGAAGACCGTGCACTGGCCGTCCGGCACGTCGCTGTCCTCCCTGCACGGCGGGGAGCCGCGCACCGCCGTGACACGGCTCGACCGGACCGCCGGGAACCGGATCACGGTCACCGACGCCACCGGCGACATCCGCACCTACCGGGCGGCGGTCTTCACCGGTCAGTCCTGGCTGCTGCTCTCCAAGATCGCCTGCGACGACGCGCTCTTCCCGATCGACCACTGGACGGCGATGGAGCGCACCCACTACATGGAGTCGTCCAAGCTGTTCGTGCCCGTGGACCGGCCCTTCTGGCTGGACAAGGACGAGGTCACCGGCCGGGACGCCATGTCCATGACGCTCACCGACCGGATGACCCGGGGGACGTACCTCCTGGACGACGGGCCGGACAGGCCGGCCGTCATCTGTCTCTCCTACACCTGGTGCGACGACAGCCTGAAGTGGCTGCCGCTCTCCCCGAACGAGCGCATGGACGTCATGCTCAAGTCGCTCGGCGAGATCTATCCGGGCGTGGACATCCGCAAGCACATCATCGGCAACCCGGTCACCGTCTCCTGGGAGAACGAGCCGTACTTCATGGGCGCGTTCAAGGCGAACCTCCCCGGCCACTACCGCTACCAGCGACGCCTGTTCACCCACTTCATGCAGGACCGGCTGCCCGCCGACAAGCGCGGCCTGTTCCTCGCGGGCGACGACATCTCGTGGACGGCCGGCTGGGCCGAGGGAGCCGTACAGACCGCGCTGAACGCCGTATGGGGTGTGATGGCACAGTTCGGCGGCGCCACCGACCCGGCGAACCCGGGGCCGGGCGACGTCTTCGACGAGATCGCGCCGGTCGAGCTCCCGGAGGGCTGAGCCGGGCCTGCCGCCTCAGCGGCACGGAGTGAGCAGAAAGCGCCCCACCAGGCCGGCCCCGGCATCCATCCGGGCCCTGAACTCCTCGGCCAGGGGCGGCACTCCACGCAGCTGCCACAGCATCCGGGCCGCCGACCAGGACGCCTCGCGGGCCCGCTCCAGACTCCAGGCCCCCGCGAGATGGATCAGGGGATCGGCGACCTCCAGCAGATCGGGACCGGGCATCAGATCCTCGCGGATCTGCTCCTCCAGCAGCACGAGGAGATCGCCCACCCGGTCGAACTCCTCCTTGAGGTCCGGCGGAGCGCAGTCGAGCGTACGGCAGGTGTCCACGACGGCCAGTGCGAGATCGTGCCCGATGTGCGCGTTGACACCGGCGAGCGCGAACTGCAGCGGACGTACGCCCGGATGGCGGCGGTACTGGAACAGCGGGCGCCAGCAGTCGGGCGGACG from Streptomyces sp. QL37 harbors:
- a CDS encoding NAD(P)/FAD-dependent oxidoreductase, giving the protein MTSTVPNAVQHTDAQPPITMFGPDFPYAYDDFLAHPAGIGQIPATEHGTEVAVIGGGLSGIITAYELMKMGLKPVVYEADRIGGRLRTVGFDGCDPSLTAEMGAMRFPPSSTALQHYIDMVGLETEPFPNPLSPATPSTVVDLKGESHYARTIDDLPQVYREVMDAWNTCLEEGADFSDMNRAMRERDVPRIREIWAKLVEKLDDQTFYGFLCVSDAFASFRHREIFGQVGFGTGGWDTDFPNSILEILRVVYTEADDHHRGIVGGSQQLPLRLWDREPQKTVHWPSGTSLSSLHGGEPRTAVTRLDRTAGNRITVTDATGDIRTYRAAVFTGQSWLLLSKIACDDALFPIDHWTAMERTHYMESSKLFVPVDRPFWLDKDEVTGRDAMSMTLTDRMTRGTYLLDDGPDRPAVICLSYTWCDDSLKWLPLSPNERMDVMLKSLGEIYPGVDIRKHIIGNPVTVSWENEPYFMGAFKANLPGHYRYQRRLFTHFMQDRLPADKRGLFLAGDDISWTAGWAEGAVQTALNAVWGVMAQFGGATDPANPGPGDVFDEIAPVELPEG
- a CDS encoding DUF5995 family protein, whose translation is MDRIEQFAIPAGASGAVTDVGAVIERMRAFRSGWPPGDGVAVFNQVYLTVTEAVGRHITDGTFTDREAVSALDVRFAELYLAAVDTAVSGDRPPDCWRPLFQYRRHPGVRPLQFALAGVNAHIGHDLALAVVDTCRTLDCAPPDLKEEFDRVGDLLVLLEEQIREDLMPGPDLLEVADPLIHLAGAWSLERAREASWSAARMLWQLRGVPPLAEEFRARMDAGAGLVGRFLLTPCR